Proteins from a single region of Hermetia illucens chromosome 3, iHerIll2.2.curated.20191125, whole genome shotgun sequence:
- the LOC119650723 gene encoding abl interactor 2 produces the protein MNRYSCNTDSSYQDHQGVMASENIMDELASLIRTEIPEGRQSLRDSFTNLERVADYCEDTYYRADNKKAALEATKNYTTQSLASVAYQINTLAYSYMQLLDLQAQQLSEMESQMNHIAQTVMIHKEKVARREIGVLTANKVSCRQYKIVAPINPEKPIKYVRKPIDYSLLDEIGHGVNSSGSRQKHRGSSQGSIQSLSTNPSVGPPPTTKPPTPPNMARGNTGTLGKSIGNTGTLGKSSREYRTPPVVNPPQVPSHYAPNYPVGHPKRASSASASVAGSDRGPGYSALPMPPSQQVATHVNLPSMGMMQTLPPPPPTTYDDRHSMPPPPSPLTVGHEMSDQGHIGMHTLGRNINSLNFTRPGSQSPPLPPPPPPEDEHQDFGRPRTSTQGQLAPIVPDDQNLPGWVPKNYIEKVVAIYDYYADKDDELSFQESSVLYVLKKNDDGWWEGVMDGVTGLFPGNYVEPCV, from the exons ATGAACAGGTATTCTTGCAATACAG ATTCTTCCTACCAGGATCACCAGGGTGTCATGGCCAGTGAAAACATCATGGACGAACTAGCATCATTGATTCGCACGGAAATTCCGGAGGGACGACAGAGTCTGCGGGATAGCTTTACCAACTTGGAACGTGTCGCTGATTATTGCGAGGACACATACTACAG AGCGGACAACAAGAAAGCAGCGCTTGAAGCGACCAAGAACTACACGACGCAGTCTCTAGCTAGCGTTGCGTATCAAATCAACACGCTCGCCTACAGCTACATGCAATTACTCGATTTGCAAGCACAACAATTAAGCGAGATGGAGTCGCAAATGAATCACATCGCACAAACGGTTATGATCCACAAAGAAAAAGTTGCACGAAG AGAGATTGGAGTGCTGACAGCCAATAAGGTGAGCTGCCGGCAGTATAAAATCGTAGCGCCTATCAACCCCGAGAAACCGATCAAGTATGTCCGGAAGCCAATTGACTACTCGCTCCTAGACGAAATAGGTCATGGGGTGAACTCAAGTGGCAGCCGACAAAAGCATCGGGGCTCCAGTCAG GGCTCGATTCAGTCGTTAAGCACAAATCCATCAGTCGGACCGCCTCCGACAACGAAGCCGCCCACGCCGCCTAACATGGCACGCGGAAATACTGGCACGCTGGGCAAGTCCATTGGGAACACCGGCACGTTGGGCAAAAGTTCGCGAGAGTATCGAACTCCGCCGGTTGTTAACCCGCCCCAGGTACCATCGCACTATGCGCCTAATTACCCGGTTGGGCATCCAAAGCGAGCATCGAGTGCAAGTGCTAGTGTGGCGGGCAGTGACCGCGGCCCGGGCTACAGTGCATTGCCCATGCCACCCAGTCAACAGGTTGCCACTCATGTCAATTTGCCATCGATGGGAATGATGCAAACTCTGCCGCCGCCCCCGCCCACAACCTATGATGACCGGCACAGTATGCCTC CACCCCCCTCGCCACTTACCGTCGGCCACGAGATGTCCGACCAGGGTCATATCGGAATGCACACGTTGGGAAGGAATATAAATAG CCTTAATTTCACACGACCAGGCTCACAATCGCCTCCACTGCCACCACCGCCCCCGCCAGAAGATGAACATCAAGATTTCGGTCGTCCACGTACATCGACTCAAGGGCAGTTGGCTCCAATTGTTCCGGACGATCAGAATTTACCCGGTTGGGTGCCAAAGAATTACATCGAAAAag tTGTTGCAATCTATGATTATTACGCTGATAAAGATGACGAGCTTAGCTTCCAAGAGAGTTCTGTTCTATATGTGCTGAAAAAGAACGACGACGGTTGGTGGGAAGGCGTTATGGATGGTGTAACTGGCTTGTTTCCTGGCAATTATGTTGAACCGTGCGTTTGA